The following coding sequences are from one Bombus terrestris chromosome 14, iyBomTerr1.2, whole genome shotgun sequence window:
- the LOC100652138 gene encoding liprin-alpha-1 isoform X13 — protein sequence MGSNRTSVMIGQNETEQAGGQQEQQQQPQQQQLQQSVQKLGTEKSTEIESRLSNGSLDPVDQDSAARVIDLQATLDKQSSELSTWQRRVAELSGRVAELEETLSKTQKDLLKTQETNVKLQRDLRENVAQKEDQEERIATLEKRYLNAQRESTSLHDLNEKLEQELQHKKAQLKLQEEKIAAIQEKLELAEQKLAQYAKLPEMEEQLKQRMEALTQVRRPNQQAQERHGSAEDRIQRLETQLEEKNAEVMRVNQRLKMNEEHNTRLSTTVDKLLSESNERLQVHLKERMHALEEKNALTQELEKTRKIAEDLQNEKAEIVKELGKARLEIDNVKRQMLQQEIAFNIQQTDALTRSLSPNAVDPGSFSRSASHSSFDTHSLPRRTGKRPAIEDDPAKNYVARTLAEQEWEKLQQAHVLANVQQAFDVSSDAEGDGDNESLFSCAADVISPTGHTDAQTLALMLQEQLDAINNEIRLIQEEKQSTEARAEELESRVGSLEHMNLLARGRSLERASPPLSGRSTPKSHHSPNRDYLHKYHTAPASMSPAHLHQYAASLASPGQLSESLPASQLQLSGEELHSVSERDSTGGAGSGGSDAASPLTARSIRLERVAQALAHSQEELRRRTGQAGFPSSGFPAHSRHGQHNNGALNSGTPPSPLSSRHSSQDSLHKNNLSGVGLPIGQLSSSHLHMQSTMSPATAAAVAAAQKKKGIKSSLGRFFSKKEKIKGKDTPMPGDIPGMGGANTPADPDYGDNVSVAGTMGSKSDFDRRKKKSPSMFGSMLDSSRHELLAEAMKAGTPFALWNGPTVVAWLELWVGMPTWYVAACRANVKSGAIMSALSDTEIQREIGISNPLHRLKLRLAIQEMVSLTSPSAPKTSRTTLAFGDMNHEWIGNVWLPSLGLPQYRSTFMECLVDARMLDHLTKKDLRGQLRMVDSFHRTSLQYGISCLKRLNYDRQQLEERRRMAEGANVDVLVWSNDRVIRWVQSIGLKEYGNNLLESGVHGALIALDESFDANSFALALQIPTQNTQARQLLEMEFANLLTVGTERRLDEANSMKS from the exons ATGGGCAGCAACAGAACAAG TGTTATGATCGGGCAGAATGAGACTGAGCAGGCAGGAGGCCAGCAGGAACAGCAACAACAACCGCAACAACAACAACTGCAGCAGTCAGTACAAAAACTAGGTACGGAGAAGTCAACAGAGATCGAAAGTAGACTGAGCAATGGCAGTCTCGATCCTGTGGACCAGGATTCTGCGGCGCGCGTAATAGATTTGCAAGCTACTCTTGACAAGCAG AGCTCAGAGTTGAGCACATGGCAGCGGCGGGTAGCCGAATTAAGTGGCCGTGTAGCAGAGTTGGAAGAAACTTTGTCCAAGACTCAGAAAGATCTTCTGAAAACCCAAGAAACGAATGTCAAACTGCAGAGAGATTTACGTGAAAATGTTGCCCAAAAAGAGGACCAAGAAGAGAGGATAGCGACTCTTGAAAAACGTTATCTTAATGCTCAACGAGAGTCCACTAGTTTACATGATCTCAATGAGAAGCTGGAGCAAGAGCTGCAGCATAAGAAAGCTCAATTAAAG CtccaagaagaaaaaatagCGGCGATACAGGAGAAACTAGAACTCGCAGAACAAAAATTAGCCCAATACGCTAAGTTACCAGAAATGGAAGAGCAATTAAAGCAGAGGATGGAGGCTCTGACGCAGGTGAGGAGGCCCAACCAG caGGCTCAAGAAAGACACGGCAGCGCAGAGGATAGAATACAGCGGTTGGAAACGCAACTTGAAGAAAAGAATGCAGAAGTGATGCGTGTCAATCAACGACTTAAGATGAATGAGGAGCATAATACGCGGCTTAGTACAACTGTTGATAAACTTTTGTCAg AATCTAATGAAAGATTGCAAGTACATTTAAAAGAAAGGATGCACGCATTAGAAGAGAAAAACGCACTCACGCAAGAACTGGAAAAGACTAGGAAGATTGCGGAAGATCTTCAAAATGAGAAGGCCGAAATAGTTAAGGAATTAGGGAAAGCTCGCCTTGAAATCGATAACGTGAAAAGGCAGATGCTTCAGCAAGAAATTGCGTTCAATATTCAACAAACTGATGCTCTAACTCGAAGTTTGTCCCCTAATGCAGTGGATCCAGGTTCCTTTTCTAGGAGTGCAAGTCATAGTAGTTTTGATACCCATTCTTTACCAAGAAGAACGGGTAAACGACCTGCAATCGAAGATGATCCAGCAAAG aattatgtaGCGCGCACTTTAGCAGAGCAAGAATGGGAAAAGTTACAGCAGGCTCATGTCCTTGCGAATGTACAACAAGCATTTGATGTTTCTAGTGATGCAGAAGGTGACGGAGATAACGAAAGTTTATTCAGTTGTGCAGCTGATGTAATTAGTCCTACAGGACATACGGATGCTCAAACATTAGCATTAATGTTACAAGAACAATTAGATgcaattaataatgaaattagatTAATCCAG GAAGAAAAGCAAAGTACCGAGGCGCGTGCCGAGGAGTTGGAGTCCCGGGTTGGTAGTCTTGAACATATGAATTTGTTAGCCAGAGGGCGAAGTCTCGAACGAGCATCTCCACCATTAAGTGGACGATCCACTCCAAAATCGCATCATAGTCCAAACAGagattatttacataaatatcataCA GCACCAGCATCAATGTCTCCAGCGCATCTCCATCAATATGCTGCCTCTTTAGCTAGTCCAGGTCAACTTTCGGAATCCCTTCCTGCGAGCCAG tTGCAGTTATcaggcgaagaattgcattcAGTGAGCGAAAGAGATAGCACTGGTGGTGCAGGAAGTGGTGGTAGCGATGCAGCTTCACCGTTAACTGCTCGATCGATCAGGCTAGAACGAGTAGCCCAGGCACTTGCTCACAGTCAAGAGGAACTTAGAAG ACGCACTGGACAAGCCGGATTTCCCAGCAGTGGTTTTCCTGCTCACAG CAGGCATGGGCAACATAACAACGGCGCACTCAATTCTGGGACTCCCCCTTCCCCATTGTCCTCACGTCATAGCAGCCAGGACAGTTTGCATAAGAACAACTTGTCTGGTGTTGGATTGCCAATTGGACAATTGTCTAGTTCGCATTTGCACATGCAATCTACCATGAGTCCAGCAACCGCAGCAGCAGTAGCTGCAGCTCAAAAGAAGAAAGGCATTAAGAGCAGTCTTGGTAGATTTTTCAGCAAGAAAGAAAAG ATCAAGGGGAAAGATACACCAATGCCTGGAGATATACCAGGTATGGGAGGAGCAAATACACCTGCAGATCCTGATTATGGAGATAATGTTTCTGTTGCTGGCACTATGGGTAGTAAAAGCGATTTTGAtcgtagaaaaaagaaaag TCCAAGTATGTTTGGAAGTATGTTAGATTCCTCACGACACGAACTTCTGGCGGAGGCAATGAAAGCTGGAACACCTTTTGCTCTATGGAATGGACCAACTGTAGTGGCTTGGCTTGAGCTTTGGGTGGGCATGCCAACGTGGTATGTTGCAGCTTGCCGGGCAAATGTCAAAAGTGGTGCCATAATGAGTGCTCTTAGTGATACCGAAATTCAGCGTGAAATTGGCATAAG tAATCCTCTACATCGATTGAAACTACGGTTAGCTATTCAAGAAATGGTGTCACTTACAAGTCCATCAGCACCAAAAACTTCTCGCACAACCTTAGCATTTGGAGATATGAATCACGAATGGATTGGTAATGTTTGGCTTCCAAGTCTTGGTTTGCCACAGTATCGATCCACTTTCATGGAGTGCCTTGTTGATGCTAGAATGTTGGATCACCTTACCAAAAAGGACCTTCGTGGTCAACTTAGAATGGTTGATAGTTTTCACAG aACAAGCTTGCAATATGGCATTTCGTGTTTAAAACGATTAAATTATGATAGGCAACAATTAGAAGAAAGGAGACGAATGGCGGAAGGTGCGAACGTCGATGTTCTTGTATGGAGTAATGATCGTGTTATAAGATGGGTGCAATCTATCGGCCTGAAA gAATATGGTAACAACCTCTTAGAATCTGGGGTACATGGAGCTCTTATAGCCCTCGATGAAAGTTTCGACGCGAATAGTTTTGCTCTAGCTTTGCAAATTCCAACGCAAAACACACAA GCTCGGCAGTTGTTAGAGATGGAGTTTGCAAATTTATTAACAGTAGGAACAGAAAGGCGACTCGATGAAGCGAATAGTATGAAATCCTGA